A region of Plantactinospora sp. BC1 DNA encodes the following proteins:
- a CDS encoding multidrug effflux MFS transporter gives MTGRERLRLVLVLGALIAIGPLTIDMYLPALPAITTDFGTAEAAVQLTLTGTLAGLALGQLLIGPLSDAVGRRVPLLAGLVLHVVASALCVVAPNIGALGVLRVLQGLGTAAASVVAMAVVRDLFSGTAFARIFSRLMLVMGAAPVLAPTLGSAVLGWTDWRGVFVALGVFGIVLVVLAAFKLPETLPVHRRRSGGVRGTARVYRSLLRDRTFVGLVAVAGLAMAALFAYVSGSSFVFQEQYGLDEQQFGIVFGAGAVGLIGASQLNVRLLRRYAPQRILVTALAVGTLAGFALLGFAATGLGGLPAVLVSLWVVLAASGLAMPNAPALALSRHGEAAGTAAALLGAVQFGIGALLAPLVGVLGNGSVGMGLVIAGGMVAALAVLLLVVRPTQLSPVPTPEVTPATAH, from the coding sequence ATGACCGGCCGGGAACGGCTGCGGCTCGTCCTCGTACTCGGGGCGCTGATCGCGATCGGACCGTTGACGATCGACATGTACCTGCCGGCGCTGCCGGCGATCACCACCGACTTCGGTACCGCCGAGGCGGCGGTCCAGTTGACCCTCACCGGCACCCTGGCCGGGCTGGCCCTCGGTCAACTGCTGATCGGCCCGCTGTCGGACGCGGTGGGCCGGCGGGTACCGCTGCTCGCCGGCCTGGTGTTGCACGTGGTCGCCTCGGCGCTCTGCGTCGTCGCCCCGAACATCGGCGCGCTGGGCGTGCTGCGGGTGTTGCAGGGGCTCGGCACCGCCGCCGCCTCGGTGGTGGCGATGGCCGTGGTACGCGACCTGTTCAGCGGAACGGCCTTCGCCAGGATCTTCTCCCGGCTGATGCTGGTGATGGGTGCCGCCCCGGTGCTGGCGCCCACGCTGGGCAGCGCGGTGCTCGGCTGGACGGACTGGCGCGGGGTGTTCGTCGCGCTCGGCGTCTTCGGAATCGTCCTGGTCGTCCTCGCCGCGTTCAAGCTGCCCGAGACGCTTCCGGTGCACCGGCGGCGCAGTGGCGGCGTACGCGGCACCGCCCGGGTCTACCGCTCGCTGCTGCGGGACCGTACGTTCGTCGGGCTCGTCGCGGTCGCCGGGCTGGCGATGGCGGCGCTGTTCGCGTACGTCTCCGGCTCCTCCTTCGTCTTCCAGGAGCAGTACGGGCTCGACGAGCAGCAGTTCGGGATCGTCTTCGGTGCCGGCGCGGTGGGCCTGATCGGGGCCTCCCAGCTCAACGTCCGGCTGCTGCGCCGGTACGCCCCGCAGCGGATCCTGGTCACCGCGCTGGCCGTCGGCACGCTGGCCGGGTTCGCGCTGCTCGGCTTCGCCGCGACCGGGCTCGGTGGGCTGCCCGCCGTACTGGTGTCGCTCTGGGTGGTGCTCGCCGCTTCCGGTCTGGCCATGCCGAACGCTCCGGCGCTGGCGTTGAGCCGGCACGGCGAGGCGGCCGGTACGGCGGCGGCGCTGCTCGGGGCGGTGCAGTTCGGCATCGGCGCGCTGCTGGCGCCGCTGGTCGGCGTGCTCGGCAACGGCAGTGTCGGGATGGGGCTGGTGATCGCCGGCGGCATGGTCGCCGCGCTGGCCGTGCTGCTCCTGGTCGTCCGCCCGACCCAGCTCTCCCCCGTGCCCACTCCGGAGGTCACCCCCGCCACCGCCCACTGA
- a CDS encoding pentapeptide repeat-containing protein — translation MHADCERCFGLCCVVPAFAASSDFAIDKPAGRACPNLRSDHRCGIHRDLRERGFAGCTVFDCFGAGQQVAQITYRGRDWRTDPEVAAGMFEVFPVVRQLHELLWYLAEALALEPAEPLHAELAAARAVTEGLADGDPSSLAALDVPAHRRSVNELLLRASEQIRSRTGRPATDRRARAGRAGTGRAGVDRRGAELIGADLRRADLVGANLRGAYLIGADLRGVDLTLADLTGADLRGADLRGADLTGSIFLTQAQVDAAVGDARTALPAALRHPTHWPRRPVPPAHPPRHRPTRARRRS, via the coding sequence CTGCACGCCGACTGCGAGCGCTGCTTCGGGCTGTGCTGCGTGGTGCCGGCCTTCGCCGCCTCGTCGGACTTCGCCATCGACAAGCCCGCCGGCCGGGCCTGCCCCAACCTCCGGTCCGACCACCGCTGCGGCATCCACCGCGACCTGCGCGAGCGCGGCTTCGCCGGATGTACCGTCTTCGACTGCTTCGGCGCCGGCCAGCAGGTCGCCCAGATCACCTACCGGGGGCGGGACTGGCGGACCGACCCGGAGGTCGCGGCGGGGATGTTCGAGGTCTTCCCGGTCGTCCGGCAACTCCACGAACTGCTCTGGTATCTGGCCGAGGCCCTGGCGTTGGAGCCGGCCGAGCCGCTGCACGCCGAGCTGGCCGCCGCCCGCGCCGTGACCGAAGGGCTCGCCGACGGCGATCCCTCCTCGCTCGCCGCCCTGGACGTCCCGGCCCACCGCCGGAGCGTCAACGAGCTGCTGCTGCGGGCCAGCGAGCAGATCCGATCCCGAACCGGCCGACCAGCAACCGACCGGAGGGCGAGGGCCGGTCGGGCGGGGACTGGCCGGGCGGGAGTCGACCGGCGGGGGGCCGAGCTGATCGGGGCCGACCTGCGCCGTGCCGACCTGGTCGGCGCCAACCTGCGCGGGGCGTACCTCATCGGCGCCGACCTGCGCGGCGTCGACCTGACCCTGGCCGACCTCACCGGGGCGGACCTGCGCGGCGCCGACCTGCGCGGTGCCGACCTGACCGGCAGCATCTTCCTCACCCAGGCCCAGGTCGACGCGGCGGTCGGCGACGCCCGGACCGCCCTCCCGGCGGCCCTGCGCCACCCCACGCACTGGCCCCGCCGCCCCGTTCCTCCCGCCCACCCCCCACGGCACCGGCCCACCCGCGCCCGCCGCCGTTCGTGA
- the ptsP gene encoding phosphoenolpyruvate--protein phosphotransferase: MPEPAGPLDLQGALHGIGVSPGVAGGPVLRVAGVPALPAPTPVTEPAAEADRAVAALREVVAELHRRADRSGEKTLVDVLRAQAMMAEDPVLLDAVREKVLAGSDGPHAIDAAFATHRAAFEAAGGYLAERVADLDDLRDRAVAVCLGRPMPGVPSPGHRYVLTAWDLAPADTVDLDPEQVVALLTESGGPTSHTAILARALGLPAVVACPGARDLVEGTTVLVDGATGLVRVDVDPAEVAVATAADREHRTAAAAVSGPGQTSDGHSVALLANIGSARDLAAAEEAEGVGLFRTELLFLDRSREPSLAEQAEAYREVFAGLAGRRVVIRTLDAGADKPLPFLHQADEPNPALGVRGLRLARQRPELLRTQLAAIARAAEQTGAEVWVMAPMVATRAEAAEFADAVHAAGLPKAGVMIEVPAAALRAGQLLEVVDFLSVGTNDLSQYTFAADRQSGLLAELLDPWQPALLRLIGEVGAAGRAAGKPVGVCGEAAADPLLAPVLVGLGMTSLSMSGRSLAPVRAALAKRSYADCLRLARLALDADDPARARKAVA, translated from the coding sequence ATGCCTGAGCCGGCCGGGCCGCTGGACCTCCAGGGTGCGTTGCATGGCATCGGGGTCAGTCCGGGCGTCGCCGGTGGGCCGGTGCTCCGGGTCGCCGGGGTGCCGGCGCTGCCCGCACCGACCCCGGTGACCGAACCGGCGGCCGAGGCCGACCGGGCGGTGGCGGCACTGCGCGAGGTGGTCGCCGAACTGCACCGCCGGGCCGACCGGTCGGGGGAGAAGACCCTGGTCGACGTACTCCGGGCCCAGGCGATGATGGCCGAGGACCCGGTGCTGCTCGACGCCGTACGCGAGAAGGTGCTGGCCGGGTCGGACGGGCCGCACGCCATCGACGCCGCCTTCGCCACCCACCGCGCCGCGTTCGAGGCGGCCGGCGGATACCTGGCCGAACGGGTCGCCGACCTCGACGACCTGCGCGACCGGGCGGTGGCGGTCTGCCTCGGCCGACCGATGCCCGGGGTCCCCTCGCCGGGGCACCGGTACGTGCTCACCGCCTGGGACCTGGCCCCGGCCGACACCGTCGACCTGGACCCGGAGCAGGTGGTCGCGCTGCTCACCGAGTCCGGCGGCCCGACCAGCCACACCGCGATCCTGGCCCGCGCGCTTGGGCTGCCCGCCGTGGTCGCCTGCCCCGGTGCCCGCGACCTCGTCGAGGGCACCACGGTGCTGGTCGACGGCGCGACCGGCCTGGTCCGGGTCGACGTCGACCCGGCGGAGGTGGCGGTCGCCACCGCTGCGGACCGGGAGCACCGCACGGCGGCGGCGGCGGTTTCCGGCCCGGGGCAGACCTCGGACGGGCATTCTGTCGCCCTGCTGGCCAACATCGGCTCGGCCCGGGACCTGGCGGCGGCCGAGGAGGCCGAGGGGGTCGGGCTGTTCCGCACCGAACTGCTCTTCCTGGACCGGAGCCGGGAACCGTCCCTGGCCGAGCAGGCCGAGGCGTACCGGGAGGTCTTCGCCGGGCTGGCCGGGCGCCGGGTGGTGATCCGCACCCTCGACGCGGGCGCCGACAAGCCGCTGCCGTTCCTGCACCAGGCCGACGAGCCGAACCCGGCGCTCGGGGTACGCGGCCTGCGGCTGGCCCGGCAGCGCCCGGAGCTGCTGCGTACTCAGTTGGCGGCGATCGCCCGGGCGGCCGAGCAGACCGGGGCGGAGGTCTGGGTGATGGCGCCGATGGTCGCCACCCGGGCCGAGGCGGCCGAGTTCGCCGACGCGGTGCACGCGGCCGGGCTACCGAAGGCCGGAGTGATGATCGAGGTGCCGGCGGCGGCGCTGCGCGCCGGTCAACTGCTGGAGGTCGTCGACTTCCTCAGCGTCGGCACCAACGACCTCAGCCAGTACACCTTCGCCGCCGACCGGCAGTCCGGCCTGCTGGCCGAGCTGCTGGACCCGTGGCAGCCGGCCCTGCTGCGCCTGATCGGCGAGGTCGGCGCCGCCGGACGTGCCGCCGGCAAGCCGGTCGGCGTCTGTGGCGAGGCGGCCGCCGACCCGCTGCTCGCCCCGGTGCTGGTCGGACTCGGGATGACCAGCCTGTCGATGTCCGGGCGCTCGCTGGCCCCGGTGCGGGCGGCGCTCGCCAAGCGGTCGTACGCCGACTGCCTGCGGCTGGCCCGGCTGGCCCTGGACGCCGACGACCCGGCGCGCGCCCGCAAGGCGGTCGCCTGA
- a CDS encoding DUF2188 domain-containing protein, translating into MASRTQYHVVPEASGWKVEHGSTVVGRYDTKESALGAGRDAAKANQPSQLVVHKQDGQIETEHTYRDDPFPPAG; encoded by the coding sequence ATGGCATCCCGGACGCAGTACCACGTCGTTCCCGAGGCCAGCGGCTGGAAGGTGGAGCACGGCTCCACAGTGGTCGGACGCTACGACACCAAGGAGAGCGCGCTCGGCGCCGGCCGTGACGCGGCCAAGGCGAACCAGCCGAGCCAGCTCGTCGTACACAAGCAGGACGGCCAGATCGAGACCGAGCACACCTACCGCGACGACCCCTTCCCGCCCGCCGGCTAA
- a CDS encoding zinc-dependent dehydrogenase: MKAVRFHAPGDVRIEDVPEPTPGPGDVKIRVRNCSTCGTDVKISKFGHHHIHPPRVMGHEIAGEVVQIGSEVTGWTAGDRVQVIAAIPCGTCPECRRGRMTVCPNQESMGYHYEGGFAQYLVVPAKVLAVDGLNRIPDGVGFAEASVAEPLACVLNGQELAGVGPGDDVVVVGSGPIGCLHVRLARARGAARVFLVELNRERLEMAAALVHPDAAICGSEVDPVDEVLKLTDGRGADVIITAAASGAAQEQAVQMAARQGRISFFGGLPKDNPIISLDSNLVHYRELTIVGANGSSPAHNAEALRLIATGSVPVSDLITHRLPLERAIDAFGVVARGEAIKVTIEP, translated from the coding sequence ATGAAGGCCGTTCGATTCCACGCTCCCGGTGACGTACGCATCGAGGACGTCCCCGAGCCCACCCCGGGGCCGGGTGACGTCAAGATCCGGGTACGCAACTGCTCCACCTGCGGCACCGACGTCAAGATCTCGAAGTTCGGGCACCACCACATCCACCCGCCCCGGGTGATGGGGCACGAGATCGCCGGTGAGGTGGTGCAGATCGGTTCCGAGGTCACCGGCTGGACGGCCGGCGACCGGGTACAGGTGATCGCGGCGATCCCGTGCGGCACCTGCCCGGAGTGCCGGCGGGGCCGGATGACCGTCTGCCCCAACCAGGAGTCGATGGGCTACCACTACGAGGGCGGCTTCGCGCAGTACCTGGTGGTCCCGGCGAAGGTGCTCGCGGTGGACGGGCTGAACCGGATCCCGGACGGGGTCGGCTTCGCCGAGGCGTCGGTGGCCGAGCCGCTGGCCTGCGTACTCAACGGACAGGAACTGGCCGGGGTCGGCCCCGGCGACGACGTGGTGGTGGTCGGCTCGGGACCGATCGGCTGCCTGCACGTCCGGCTGGCCCGGGCCCGGGGCGCCGCCCGGGTCTTCCTGGTCGAGCTGAACCGGGAGCGGCTGGAGATGGCGGCCGCGCTGGTGCACCCGGACGCGGCGATCTGCGGCTCGGAGGTCGACCCGGTCGACGAGGTGCTGAAGCTGACCGACGGGCGCGGCGCCGACGTGATCATCACGGCGGCGGCCTCGGGCGCGGCACAGGAGCAGGCGGTGCAGATGGCCGCCCGGCAGGGCCGGATCAGCTTCTTCGGCGGCCTGCCGAAGGACAACCCGATCATCTCGCTCGACTCCAACCTGGTGCACTACCGCGAGTTGACCATCGTCGGCGCCAACGGCTCCAGCCCGGCGCACAATGCCGAGGCGCTGCGCCTGATCGCCACCGGTTCGGTGCCGGTCTCCGACCTGATCACCCACCGGCTTCCGCTGGAGCGGGCCATCGACGCCTTCGGCGTGGTCGCCCGGGGCGAGGCCATCAAGGTCACGATCGAACCCTGA
- a CDS encoding SRPBCC domain-containing protein has protein sequence MDEVFRALADGSRRRLLDSLNTRNGQSLRELCAGLAMTRQSVSKHLAVLEAANLVTTLWRGREKLHYLNAEPINAIADRWINQYDRARVHALADLKSALEQEPMGEREFVYTSYINTTPERLWQALTDPAFTSRYWGVTFETDWRAGSEMVWVHNGVRIVGPEQVVLEAEPYRRLSYAWHDFSPEFARAYEMDPAEVAKLAEEPRSRVSFEIEPRGGAVRLTVVHQGFAPGSALLESVSEGWSELLSSLKTLLETGEPLPQGEPEAAPTAG, from the coding sequence ATGGACGAGGTGTTCAGGGCGCTCGCCGACGGCAGTCGCCGACGGCTGCTGGACAGCCTGAACACCCGCAACGGGCAGAGCCTGCGGGAGCTGTGCGCGGGGCTGGCGATGACCCGGCAGTCCGTCAGCAAGCACCTCGCGGTGCTGGAGGCGGCCAACCTGGTCACCACGCTCTGGCGCGGCCGGGAGAAGTTGCACTACCTCAACGCCGAGCCGATCAACGCGATCGCGGACCGCTGGATCAACCAGTACGACCGGGCGCGGGTGCACGCACTCGCCGACCTCAAGAGCGCATTGGAGCAGGAACCCATGGGCGAGCGCGAATTCGTCTACACGAGCTACATCAACACCACCCCGGAGCGTCTCTGGCAGGCGCTGACCGATCCCGCCTTCACCAGCCGGTACTGGGGAGTCACCTTCGAGACCGACTGGCGGGCCGGCTCGGAGATGGTCTGGGTGCACAACGGCGTACGGATCGTCGGCCCGGAGCAGGTGGTGCTGGAGGCCGAGCCCTACCGTCGGCTCTCGTACGCCTGGCACGACTTCAGCCCCGAGTTCGCCCGGGCGTACGAGATGGATCCGGCGGAGGTGGCCAAGCTGGCCGAGGAGCCGCGCAGCAGGGTGAGCTTCGAGATCGAGCCTCGCGGCGGTGCGGTGCGGCTGACCGTCGTACACCAGGGTTTCGCGCCGGGCAGCGCGCTGCTGGAGAGCGTCAGCGAGGGCTGGTCGGAACTGCTCTCCAGCCTCAAGACACTGCTGGAGACCGGCGAGCCGCTGCCGCAGGGCGAGCCCGAGGCCGCGCCGACGGCCGGCTGA
- a CDS encoding HPr family phosphocarrier protein, with protein MATRTVTVGSASGLHARPAALFVAAAGAAPVPVTIRTGEKRAVPANSMLSVLSLGAKQGTEVVLEADGEGAEAALDGLAELLARDLDAEEPADA; from the coding sequence ATGGCTACGCGTACGGTGACGGTCGGCTCCGCCAGCGGCCTGCACGCCCGCCCGGCGGCGCTCTTCGTCGCGGCGGCCGGGGCCGCACCGGTCCCGGTGACCATCCGGACCGGCGAGAAGCGGGCGGTACCCGCCAACAGCATGCTCTCGGTGCTCTCGCTCGGCGCCAAGCAGGGCACCGAGGTGGTGCTGGAGGCCGACGGCGAGGGCGCCGAGGCGGCCCTGGACGGTCTCGCCGAGCTGCTCGCCCGGGACCTGGACGCGGAGGAGCCGGCCGATGCCTGA